The genomic segment gaaaaatcacccgtacactctaaaaactaaagagttgacaagcattttgtttgttaaatttagagttttaaatgttttatccaacgcaaaaagggttaatttaacaatttatttcaacatttctcaaaaatattccTTGGAATCGTTGGATCAGCTTTCAACTGGCACTTAGTGGGGGACTTTTAGTAATTACCCTCGCTTTAAAATATTTCGAAGtgagcctgaacatctgacgtcacttcgaggctcgtgcaTGACGCAAGTGAAATTCTACGTACAACTTGTTAAAACAAACACCTATAAATTAACAAGGGACCAAACTATTTCAGAGTGTACTTACTAATGTGGCAGAAAATGTCTTCTTCGGTCCTCCCCGTTGCTAGTGCTATGATACCACTGTCGATTGTGCGTACGGCGAAGTTGAGCTTGAAGGGCGCCACCAAATCGGGCAGGACGAACATGTATGACATTGGGCTCGTCGGCTCAGTTGTTACAGAGCACTCTAGGAATTTAAATAGAAGGTTGTGCATATTCATGAATCTCTGATGATGTCACACGGACGAAATTAATAAGTTTTCACTTTAGTGAATTGACTTAACAAGACAGTCGGCTCGGTAATAATTGCGAATTTTGAGTGTAATGTTcgttgtaccgcaaaattcaagtctcttctccaaacttatcttatgtcacaggttttcaatgactaattttgttgtttctgtttttctttgtgttgtgttttgttttttgttttgtttttggttttactgcgccttgaacacccagcagggtggatatgtgcgcattacaagtcttattgttattattattattacatgcatattcatgaatcTCTGATGATGGCACACGGATGAATTGTTGTGTTATTGAAGGTATAGTTTGACGTATTATATTTACCAATAGAGCTCTGTGATTTACCACCCTCATCTACGTgtcttttacattatttttgcatttaggcactggacatgtttggtaataaatgtcaaagacttcTGGGTGTATATAtcacaacatgcataaaataacaaaccagtggaaatttgggctcacttGGCCATCGAGTTtgcaagatttttttaaagaaaaaaacccccccatgtttcacaaaataatgtgtgtgctttcagatataattataacaaaaccTTCAGCTGAAAAGTCTTTTACGCTTTTCAGataatttataattttaacaaaaccttcaactgaagtcttttactattaaTTTGAGTGAGACGTACCCTTTTTCacctccagagggagccgtttctcacaatgttttatactacaaacattatctttccattgctcgttactaagtaactTGTTATGCTACAAGTAGTTATCGAGGGTATTCTAAATTAATGCTAAACAAAtattacctgggcccaatttcatagagttgcttaagcacaaaagtttaattaagcaaacaaatcctgGCTtaataaaatcagattactggccaagactccactcaattgttatgctaagtaaacaacagctaaataccagtcacaagcaatgcatatgccatgacattttggccagtaacatgtgtaaattaagcgagctatttttgtgcttaagcaaattgtttgctaAAAGAagcctctatgaaattggcccctgggccCATTTCGTggcggctctgcttaccgtaagcacataatcggcgcttacggaagcagggaattctgtgcttacggcaagcgtatttcacgggttagcggcgaattttggtttgtgcgcgtgcgtactccgcgttacttGGCATTCTACTCTTACAAGTTttctagcgcagaaattcggcgcagtgcacgtaagcggggaatcgtgatcgtaagcgcagatttcGGCCGtacgcagagccatgaaattggccctgcaTGGTGTTATAATTATTGTGGTGGTCAGTGTTTACCTTTTGGTGCTGTAACGTTGTCATGACACGTCCGTGGAATCGTGGCCAGTACTGATGCAATCCACTGGTATCTGCTGTAGGGATACTCGGGGCATGGCTCAGGGACGGGACGAAAGTATCGAACACGCATCTTACATCTTACAAGGCCTacgacaattattattattaacaaaatattcaatcatttattattatataacaaaAAGAGCAGCGACAGCAACAGCAATAGCCAACAGCAATTACAACtttaacaacaacagcagcagcaacagcagcagcagcaacaacaacaaacacaaaaaaataccacaacaacagacaacaaacaataaacaaacaacaaacaacatatagcaaacaacaaacaacagcagcagcaacagcagcagcagcaacaacaacaaacacacaaaaacaccaTAACAACAGACAACAAACATTAAAcagcaaacaacaaacaacaaacaacaaacaacaaacaacatagcaaacaacaaacaacaacatacagcaaacaataaacaacaaataacaagCAACAAGCAACAAACAACTAACAACATAcagcaaacaacaaacaacaaacaaagaacaataaacaacatacagcaaaaaacaccccaaaaacaaGTAATGACATGTTTTCATTCTCTAATAATTGAAAGGTAACTGAATAGCGTAGCTTAACAATGAATCTGATTTTGTCTAACAATAGTAATGATAACTGTACAAACCTAAGAAGAGAATGAGACATGTTGCTAGTAGTGCGGTGAGCTTAGCCATCTTGACTGACAACAATTTCTGCCAAGTTATTTCATGGTGGCGGCACGGTCTGGTCTTACAAGTCTTACAAATCAGTCTCCGCTGTTTCATTGCTAATGACCATGGCGTGGTTACGCCTCTGCCATACCAACACGTACTTAATTAACACTGAACTGTTACCAAACGTTAAAGgtattctttaaaatgttttctatttttttaaaggcagtggacactattggtaattgtcaaagactagccttcacagttggtgtatctcaacataagcataaaataacaaacatgtgaaaatttgagctcaatcggtcatcgaacttgcgagataataatgaaacaaaaaaacaccattgtcacacgaagtaattgtgtgcgtttagatggttgatttcgagaccttaagttctaaatctgaggtctcgaaatcaaattcgtggaaaatcacgtctttctctaaaactatggcacttcagagggagccgtttctcacaatgttttataccatcaacctctccccattactcgtcaccaagtaaggttttatgccaataattattttgagtaattaccaatattgtccactgccttttatcgttaaaaagtaagtttttgtatcacgtatgtgtccagtgcctttaaacttaaacagtGACACATTGCGTAGGTAGCTTGCTTTCAGGTTTGATTGTGTAAACACTACATTTATTTATACCTGTATGTTATCTTCAAATCAAAAATTTGAGGGAGCCTTGAGAAaactcaaaattaatttgttatacTTGGTTGGACTCCATTCGTGAACCAAGAACATAATCATTACGTTTTGAACGCACTTCAGGGCCATGGATGGTTTAATCATCTAATGGACAATGCGCATGCGcatattattaaacaaaataacaataaaaaagacAGACTTCAATAATAGATGTCGGTGAGGGGGTAAtgagaatataatttgtttttaccagcAATTACACCGATGCATTttttactcagtacttccccgagttctgtgaaaaacatGCAGAGCCAACAATGTACCTATGTTTCGTACTCATAGAGATTATTGGCAATAGCCAAAATACAGTTGCAAAACTAACataatttttaaaggcagtggacactgttggtaattgtcaaagacgagccttcacagttagtgtatctcaacatatgcataaaataacaaacatgtgaaaatttgagctcgatcggtcatcaaacttgcaagataataatgaaagaaaaaacacacctgtcacacgaagttgtgtgcgtttagatggttgatttcgagacctcaagttctaaatctgaggtcccgaaatcaacttcgtggaaaattacttctttctcgaaaactatggcgcttcagagggagccgtttctcaccgtgttttataccatcaacctctccccattactcgttaccaagaaaggttttatgccaataactattttgagtaattaccaaatgaaTATTGTCcactcctttaaaggcactggacactattggtaatgactcaaaataattgttagcatgcaaccttacttggtaatgagtaatggcgTGCGGTGATAGTACACGACGTATcaagaaaaccgtgcatttttgggcatatttgtgtgggtcactatattctacttttgaaacatctttctaaccatttcctttttatagcaaacggttttaaacgcttttcatagaccaactggtttgatccaaggcaatgtgtccctttaagtcgTTGCGGTAGCTAGCCGCTGCTAACACGTCGGGCTGTTGAACTGCCtgtagccactgggctagctcggtggattctgtggtaagacatctactctcgcaatgcaaaggtagtgggttcgaatcccacctcgcTGGTTGGGGAAACACCATTGCCATACCATGGGTCTTTGGATATTATTTAACAAGGATAGCTTTCACACGACTGAAATGAAGGGAAGCACCATCGCAAGAGTCCTTGGTTATGGCACACAGTGATCATTAACACTATACTTAGCGTGGTGATTTTAACATTGCTATTTTGTTTACGAGGACTATCTGTTTCTCTGTTTAAGTTACCAAGGGTCCTTGGTCGTTATTTAACGAGGATAGCTTTCACACGACTGGAATttgctatttattttaaatcgaTGTGGTTTTTAGTAAAATGTCTCTAGTTACAAATGTTCTTAGTGGAAAGAGGCCTTAGGACAAAGGAAATTAttcttataatttgtttttattctaaacgttttgtttttcttttattattttaaacaaagtttcaaataaagAGATATAttccattttaagtccaatttaagtaattaaatttttaaaagaagttgtgagtgtaatttaaaaacatccTTTATTCAAAAAGTTGCATACCCgaatttgttttatacagaGTTACCCTCAGAAGAAATACCACAAACAAAGTACCCATCAAAAAGCTGTTTGTAAACGAAacaaaattttatattttattatagttataaaaatattgttataaaaaaagGTCAACTATCCACAGTGTATAATAAAACCATAGTAAACCTTCAAATATATTGTTCAATCTGGGtagtttatatttttaaaatatactttgtaaatttaaagacaaattCACATCATTTAGGTTTCTCAAACTGCTTCAATCACTACATTAACTGTATAAAAAAACACTATAACCCTAAccaataaaataagaaatagtTTTACTGAATAAAAAGAAACACTTCATCAAAATCTTGACAAAAttctaaacaaaattatgtctTTCACTAACATGATATGGGTATAGTATTAATTCTAAACAAAATATGTCTTTCAATAACATGGGTATAGTATGTTGATTCACTGGCAGGGTAAAACAAGGAAAGCTAGGCGAAGGGTTTTCagacaaaaagacaaacaaatgaaCAGGAATAAAGTATATACAGTAATAGCTATAGGataccatgtgtgtgtctatcTTGCAGGTAGAGTTTGCTCTTTAGAGATCTGTCTGTCTATTGTTACACTACCGCGTAGTAGATTtgtcggattgttcgggagacttctcaatctgaaaaatgtttttataactatatacccgggcggaaggtttagaaaattggctgggactagtACTTTAGCTTTAATAAcgataagctaaagtagtagtcatAGCCAATTTCGTATACCTTCAGCCCGGTAGCAGTTAAAAAGCAGGCTGTTCTTTGAAGaagtgagaagtctcccaaagaATCCGacaaatctactccgcggtagtagaatataaaaagacagttctctaaagagcaaactctaccttcaagtagatacacacatggtgttactgcaatacTAAAGTATGggagcttaaagccattggaccctttcggtacagacaacaaaaagttcacagatttacaaataacttacagggtttacagaaggtagtggtgaaagacttctcttgaaatattattccatgaaatgctttagtttttgagaaaacagtaaaacaatatcaattctcgatgtcgagaattacggatttattttaaacacatgtcatgacacggcaaaacatGCATGCGGATActagggtgggttttcccgttattttctcacgactccgatgaccgattgagcctaaattttcacaggtttgttatttttttatataagttgtgatacacgaagtgtgggccttgaacaatactgattaccgaaagggtccaatggctttaaagacagtggacactattggtaattgtcaaagactagtcttctcacttggtgtatctaaacataatgcataaaataacaaacctgtgaaaatttgagctcaatcggtcatcaaacttgcgagatatggatgaaataaaaaacaaccttaatcacacgaagttgtgtgctttcatatgcttgatttcgagacctcaaattctaaacttgaggttttgaaatcaaattcgtggaaaattacttctttctcgaaaactacgttacttcagagggagccgtttctcacaacgttttatactatcaacctctccccattactcgttaccaagttaggttttatgctgataattattttgagtaattaccaatagtgcccaatgcctttaaggcacATTGCCAAAGCTATATCCAATGATAACTGCAATTGCGGATCTTTGACAATGTTCgtgagtgcctttaaaggtgatCTGGTCTCATAGAATAAGTGAGACTAAAGAGTGTCTTTGAGCAATAAAATCAGACTCAACGTTAAGATTGTGAAGGGCTGTGAGATTTTGCCAACAGATGTGTGTTTGTCCCAAATACGGTAAACTAACATCTGAGGGAGGttgagtcaaaagagggcgctaccatAGAGGAAACTGTGACACAACAAGCAGTATGGGTGGTGgcggtgggggtggggggggggggtggatttCCGCAACACCGGCTAGAAGTCACCTTTCGACTACATTCTTGTGTTTTCTTCATCAGGTTCGGTGGGTGGGTCAGACACAACACTTCCTTCGTCAGACCTGGAGGGGCTCTTCTCCTCAGTGGTGTCTGGGTCAACCTCATCCCCAACCGGTTCCACCAGAGCCAACGGAGACTTGCTAATCCAGTCTCCAGGAGGTGGTGGGAAGGTAACCTCCTCGTTCACAGAGTCAGCGTCATCCTCTGTAGGTCGAGTTGACCTATCAACGGAGGCATAATGCGGTGGGATCTCTTCTTCGTCACTGTCTGGTATCGGGCGTTTCTCTTGTAGGGACTCCGCCTCGTCGTCTTCTTCGCTGTCATGCAGATCAGGTTTGTGGTATATCTCTGTGCTGAGGACAACAGCAGCTGGTGCCTGCATGTTCTCGTACACTCCTTCTTGGGGGCCAGACTCATTTACAGAATTGACGTGGTTTTTGTTAGTGAGCTCGTAGCCGTTTTGAGGTGCGGCTCCCTTCTCAACACTCAATTCTGCCTTCTGATCTGGATTTCCCCTTTTGGATTTGAACTTATACCCCAAGAGAGCTCCAAAGACCATGACGATAACGCATAGCAAACCCACGCTTACAAAGATCATCGTACCGATTAAGGACTCCGCCTGAGCGGGGCTTAACTCTAATCCGAGAGATTTACCTATGACGGGCTTCTCGCCACACATCCCAGTTGGAGTTGGGTCCTTTCCATCGGTCGGTTCTGGGGTCCACTCGGGAGAGCTCGGGGTCCTCTCCGTCGCTTCTTCGGTCGGGCAGGACTCCCTCGCAGCCTCGTTGAGCTCCGGTAGGTACTCGTTCCAGAAGAGGGCCTCCTCGCCTCGGTAGTCGCTGCCGACCTCCTCGGAGTTTAGTCGGACCTGGAGGTACTCCTTGGTGTCGCCGTATTCGGGCCAGATTGGTCCGGTAAGATTGGACGGTGGGTCGGTCGTGTCAGAGTTGGGGTTCCTGGAAAGAGTTGAAGAGAAGAAGTCATCCAATGAGCAAATGCATATGAAGACGTATCATTACTTGGAAAAAATGAACGGGCATaacttcaaaacacattttaaataataatattatttccttCTAGCCCTTTATCACACATCCAGGGATGAacattttcctgcaagatgtggagTCAAAcgtacgttttgaagtatgaacAATACagcaccatgcaatggtttaAATTTGTCACTTTTggttcaaatttgtattctgTGTAtgttttcctgtaattcgacccTTGGTCgccatttgaattttttttaaagaacaaaccattaatgaatgaatgaaagtaAGAGATTCATTATTAAATCAACACCGTTCGCCATTTTATTGAACCACACAAAAATGCGGACATTGTTAATATTAACGAAGTAAAGACAAAGAAAATTAACCACACAAATTTTAGATATTTGCGtggttcaatattattatactttGAAAAACATCATTAATGATCTTTTCAATCAAATCAACGAACGCCTACAGCCCATCGCCCAATCTAAATCCCTTCCCCATATAAACGCTTGATACCTCCAAAGAGGCAACAAGTCCCCTGCCACCAGCTATTGTGACTCTCACCTTTTAGCAACTTGTGGAAAGAATGAATCACAAACTGTAAAGTATTGCTCGATCTTGCGTGTAAGTTCACCGTGGGGGCTAACCATGGAGTAATGGAGAAAGAACTATGGGCTAACCATACcccttgttaaaggcagtggacacttttggtaattgtcaaagactagccttcatagttggtgtatctcaacattatgcataaaataacaaacctgtgaaaatttgagctcaatcggtcatcgaacttgcgagataataatgaaagaaaaaacacccttgtcacacgaagttgtgtgcgcttagatggttgatttcgagacctcaagttctaaatctgaggtctcgaaatcaaattcgtggaaaattacttctttctcgaaaactatggcactttagagggagccgtttctcacgatgtttcataccatcaacctctccccattactcgttaccaagtaaggttttatgctaataattattttgagtaattaccaatagcgtccattgcctttaatttttgtataaCCTATTGGGTGATTGATCACGCATGGTCCCATTGTGTCAGCCCAAATAATGCTGCAACTGAAAAATTTATTTTCCATAATAGGAGCCGCACGTGAAAATATGTCAGCACTGATgtgaacaaacaacaacaaactgctTTTGTATGGAACCGGGGAATGACAGTGTGGTTTTCGTGTGCAAATAAGGAATTGTTTGGTGGATATTTctacactcccccccccccacacacacattaatttttgttttaattttgtacttaaagccattggacactttcggaaccgaacaaaaactacaagttcacagatttataataaacttacagggtttacagaaatggtgaaagacttctcttgaaatattattccatgaaatgctttactttttgagaaaacattaaaacaattatcaattctcgctaacgagaattacggatttattttaaacacatgtcatgacacggcgaaacgtgctgatacaagggtgggtttccccgttattttctcccgactccgatggccgattgagcccaaattttcacaggtttgttattttatatataaattgtgatacacgaagtgtgggccttggacaatactgtttaccgaaagggtccaatggctttaaaggcactggacaatactgacaactcaaaataatcgttaacCTAAAAACTTACATTGAagcgagcaacggagagctgataaaatattgtgagaaaagactccctttgaagtaacgtataatttttttgggggagaggtaatttctcactcaagtataatacatctgaaagcacacaatttgtgccaaaagggtgtttttcctggCACTATTCTCTttcaaattcgatgaccaattgagtcaaagttggtgcaggttttttattttatgcatggggtacaccaagtgagaatactggtccttgacaattacaaaatgtgtccagtgccgttaagcATTTTTATGTCAATGTTCCTCAAATGAGCAGCCATGAAAATGGGGGAGGGTCCCATACTTCTACTCAAGAAGACTTATACAAGATGTCAATGGGCACAATTTGCTTCCCATTGTCTACTGGTGTACACTGGAAGAAATAATCCCCAAGGACTACTCTCCAactgtaaaagagtgaaaaacaccactcttaagatttcgagttgtccctcatacgGCTCTTcgaaaagagtggtggttatttcactcttttagaggggtttcacaccaggacagagtgaaaaatcactcaaaaagatgcaaacttcaatctaaaagagtggaagaccactcgcaaaagagttgtccctcatacgACTCTTCAAGGAGTTATTTTCTACTCTTTTGCATCTATAGAGTACACACAATCTGATAAGTGTGACTGCAGTAACGCTTATCAGATTCATGTTTTTAGGGCATCAAAACTGATATAGTTACACCACCACTGTACTTCGTagtgtaatgtttctcaaaatgctttatcgaaagctgctgtaggcatGCTTATATAAAACCAATAATTGTTAATGCCATTAATTATAAGAATCATACCAAACATATACAttcccattaaaggcactggacacatttggttatattattgtcaaagaccggtattgcCACTGGTGTATCTAaaataatttatgcataaaatagcaaacctgtgaacattgactcaatgggacgatagagggcagcagacttaccgggtaaatccattgttctcagaattatgcgcatgttcagaactacgtaaacaatggaaatttacccggtatgtctgctgccacctagcgttagaaagtctcctattggtcatcgaaattgcaagaaggTAAAACACActattgttgcacaaaatggagccgtttctcaaaaggctttttgttatcaaacaaatctCTATTGCTCGTGAtaccaagtacatttttatgccaacaattattttgagtaactttcaatagtgtccagtaacTTTAACTGGAGACATATTAAAGTAGAACTTCAAGACCCTCAATATCACACTGCGATTGGAAATAAAATTATGTGCTCACCCAGTTTTGGCGAAATTTGACCAGAACTCAATCATGCGTTGACTCAGAGCTTGCTCCTCGGAGGTGAACGTCCTGCCGTCACCAGGCGCGATGAACGGCAGCCCCAAGACGTAAGACATCTCCCCACCATGTGGTACGAGCTCGATTTCTGGATACTCCCAATCAACGGACGAACGATGATCAAAAACCATCATGAAGATCGAGGAGAGCATTTTATCCAGATCGTCAAGACGTTTTGAATGGTACCGGATGCTATTGGTATCTAAGTGGATGTCGACGAGGGCTTGCATACGAGCAAAGTTCTCATCCGCGAAGTCGTTGGAGATGTAGTGTTCTTCAATCGCAAGTTTAGACACCCCAGAGTCGTCTGTGTATGAACGCAACCATTCCCCGAATTGTTCCTCAGTGACCCCGGAGGTGAGGTTATAGTCTTCCCCGTCTGAATGGAGACTCTTTTTGAGTAGATCGAGACCAATAGAACCATCCCCGGTGTTGAAGACCGAGAGAAAATCATGCGTGATGCCGTCCTTTGACTTCGCACCGAAGAAATCATCGTTTAAGACGGGGCGCCAGACGTCGTAGCCACCCATCCCAGCGTCTAGAATCTCCTCCATTGATTTACTTCGGAGGCAGTCCATCAAGAGGCTAGTGTTATCACTTGAACAGTTAAGATAACCCGCAAGCCCTTCTACATTCGACTCGTCACTAAATTCCGTATTCCAGTTAGGGCTATGAACAGCCATCCGATGAAACAGGGAGCGACTGTCATCCGCCATTAGATGCAACGGTATAGATTCAAGCACGTCTGATTGACTAAAGAGTGTGACTCTCTCAGGGTCACCACCGAACGCCATGATGTTCTCCTTGACCCATTTCAAAGCCAGTCGCTGGTCCTTCAACCCGTAGTTCCCCTTAGCGCCGTCGTCCCCGGTGAACAGGAAACCAAACGGGCCAAGCCGGTAGT from the Asterias rubens chromosome 22, eAstRub1.3, whole genome shotgun sequence genome contains:
- the LOC117305319 gene encoding acetylcholinesterase-like yields the protein MAAVFYFLLGFVQLCVAAFYNGHTEVVSTMAGDVVGAEGAIDGEAYRVFKGIPYAEPPVGPLRFSDPVPKSSWGGVFNATSFGPSCPQSKPAVDGFNPEYVVTIPDGGWEIGEDCLTLNVYTPLGNMTQSGLAVMVWLHGGGYQHGQGSAYDVSVLTTKGGVVVVTINYRLGPFGFLFTGDDGAKGNYGLKDQRLALKWVKENIMAFGGDPERVTLFSQSDVLESIPLHLMADDSRSLFHRMAVHSPNWNTEFSDESNVEGLAGYLNCSSDNTSLLMDCLRSKSMEEILDAGMGGYDVWRPVLNDDFFGAKSKDGITHDFLSVFNTGDGSIGLDLLKKSLHSDGEDYNLTSGVTEEQFGEWLRSYTDDSGVSKLAIEEHYISNDFADENFARMQALVDIHLDTNSIRYHSKRLDDLDKMLSSIFMMVFDHRSSVDWEYPEIELVPHGGEMSYVLGLPFIAPGDGRTFTSEEQALSQRMIEFWSNFAKTGNPNSDTTDPPSNLTGPIWPEYGDTKEYLQVRLNSEEVGSDYRGEEALFWNEYLPELNEAARESCPTEEATERTPSSPEWTPEPTDGKDPTPTGMCGEKPVIGKSLGLELSPAQAESLIGTMIFVSVGLLCVIVMVFGALLGYKFKSKRGNPDQKAELSVEKGAAPQNGYELTNKNHVNSVNESGPQEGVYENMQAPAAVVLSTEIYHKPDLHDSEEDDEAESLQEKRPIPDSDEEEIPPHYASVDRSTRPTEDDADSVNEEVTFPPPPGDWISKSPLALVEPVGDEVDPDTTEEKSPSRSDEGSVVSDPPTEPDEENTRM